One genomic window of Punica granatum isolate Tunisia-2019 chromosome 1, ASM765513v2, whole genome shotgun sequence includes the following:
- the LOC116193215 gene encoding uncharacterized protein LOC116193215 — MRKPSVFAKFRTCRGFGRFFFAVGMLGILFSIAMLSKFYSLRSLHISRTFCDGAGSENQDRVRTEARATLEAVIQKIEREIEGMANPRSGSSSSSSHYIGFLADILGLIGSARSSLESTGEIIGTHPLVKPKQRSDEPVDYFLIEEIRKYVKIKPNRLGKQNFMGANGTFTSIGHACFAMKNELEEYMDYDVGEICNDDWKLAQKLMVHGCDPLPRRRCFARAPQLYYKPYPINESMWKLPDNRNVRWSQYRCKNFTCLARNVTGKGFFKCADCFNLIGHEKPRWVKPVYIDSSTNQTVDFVIPEVLAIKPGEIRIGLDFSVGTGTFAARMWEFNVTIVSATINLGAPFSEMIALRGLVPLYLSINQRLPFFDNTLDLIHTTRFLDGWIDFILLDFVLYDWDRVLRPGGLLWIDSFFCLKEDLDDYLEAFKTLRYKKHKWVVIPKVDKSDREVFFSAVLEKPPRPFR, encoded by the coding sequence ATGCGGAAGCCCAGTGTTTTTGCAAAGTTTAGGACTTGCCGGGGCTTTGGAAGGTTTTTCTTTGCGGTGGGCATGCTCGGTATTCTTTTCTCTATAGCTATGCTATCCAAATTCTACTCGCTGAGATCTCTCCACATCTCGCGGACCTTCTGCGATGGTGCCGGTTCCGAGAACCAAGACAGAGTCCGGACTGAAGCCAGAGCAACACTAGAGGCAGTCATCCAGAAAATCGAGCGAGAAATTGAGGGAATGGCTAATCCTCGGTCAggctcatcatcatcgtctTCTCATTATATTGGGTTTCTCGCGGATATTTTGGGGCTTATTGGGTCGGCGCGTTCATCTCTGGAATCAACAGGTGAAATTATCGGGACACATCCGTTGGTGAAGCCGAAGCAGAGGTCGGATGAGCCTGTGGATTACTTCCTGATAGAAGAGATACGGAAGTACGTGAAGATCAAGCCCAACAGGTTGGGGAAGCAGAACTTCATGGGGGCAAATGGCACTTTTACTAGCATCGGTCACGCCTGTTTCGCGATGAAGAATGAGCTGGAGGAGTACATGGACTACGACGTTGGAGAGATCTGCAACGATGATTGGAAGCTTGCCCAGAAGCTTATGGTCCATGGCTGCGACCCATTACCGAGGAGACGGTGCTTTGCACGGGCCCCACAGCTGTACTACAAGCCCTACCCGATAAACGAGTCCATGTGGAAGCTTCCCGATAACAGGAATGTCCGGTGGAGCCAGTACCGCTGCAAGAACTTCACCTGCCTGGCGAGAAATGTTACTGGTAAGGGGTTTTTCAAGTGTGCCGACTGCTTCAATCTCATAGGCCATGAGAAGCCCCGATGGGTCAAGCCCGTCTACATTGACTCGAGCACGAACCAGACAGTGGACTTCGTCATTCCCGAAGTGCTTGCGATTAAGCCCGGGGAGATCAGGATTGGGCTAGACTTCAGCGTCGGGACAGGAACTTTTGCAGCAAGGATGTGGGAGTTCAATGTCACGATTGTCTCCGCAACCATAAATCTTGGGGCGCCTTTCAGTGAGATGATTGCTCTACGAGGGCTCGTCCCTCTTTACCTGTCGATCAATCAGAGGCTTCCCTTCTTCGATAACACGCTGGATCTGATCCACACTACGAGGTTTCTAGACGGGTGGATAGATTTCATCCTGCTGGATTTTGTGCTTTACGACTGGGACAGGGTCTTGAGGCCGGGCGGGTTGCTGTGGATTGACAGCTTCTTCTGCTTGAAGGAGGATTTGGACGATTACTTGGAGGCGTTCAAGACGTTGCGGTATAAGAAGCACAAGTGGGTCGTGATCCCCAAGGTTGACAAGAGCGATAGGGAGGTTTTCTTCTCGGCTGTGCTTGAAAAGCCACCGAGACCTTTCAGATAA
- the LOC116193216 gene encoding RING-H2 finger protein ATL67 has product MSTPAAAAATTSSSSSSSTTSYLTNLGLGYSIAIALGFLVLLSSVLLASYICCRRRRLLRPPAPDPSNSIPSPSDGIILPRIIFVAEDDPDDLEAGMDHQNAVVGLDQAVINSYPKYAFAREAASPGGATTCSICLCEYKDSEMLRVMPECRHFFHLVCLDAWLKLNGSCPVCRNSPLPTPLSTPLSEVVPLSQYGDDRRRRR; this is encoded by the coding sequence ATGTCCACCCCTGCGGCCGCCGCCGCCACcacctcttcctcctcctcctcctccacgaCCAGCTACCTCACCAACCTCGGCCTCGGCTACTCCATCGCCATCGCCCTCGGCTTCCTCGTCCTCCTTTCATCCGTCCTCCTCGCCTCCTACATCTgctgccgccgccgccgcctccTCCGCCCCCCAGCCCCTGACCCCTCCAACTCCATCCCCAGCCCCTCCGACGGCATCATCCTCCCCCGCATCATCTTCGTCGCGGAGGATGACCCGGACGACCTCgaggccgggatggaccacCAGAACGCCGTCGTGGGCCTTGACCAGGCGGTGATAAACTCGTACCCGAAGTACGCCTTCGCGAGGGAGGCCGCCAGCCCCGGCGGCGCCACCACCTGCTCGATCTGCCTCTGCGAGTACAAGGACTCGGAGATGCTGAGGGTGATGCCGGAGTGCCGACACTTCTTCCACCTCGTCTGCCTCGACGCCTGGCTCAAGCTCAACGGCTCCTGCCCCGTCTGCCGGAACTCCCCTCTCCCCACCCCGCTGTCCACCCCGCTGTCGGAGGTGGTCCCACTCTCCCAGTACGGAGATGACCGCCGCAGGAGGCGGTGA
- the LOC116193303 gene encoding late embryogenesis abundant protein At1g64065-like translates to MADKDQTRPLAATEEIPVSSDGGEAEAHLKKTRRKRCIIKCCGCVTAILLIQAVAIVILIFTVFRVRDPAIKMNRVTVTRLELINGTVPKPGVNMSLVADVSVKNPNYASFKYQNTTTTLYYHGALVGEARGPPGRARARRTMRMNITVDIITDRLISSTYLSADVRSGILSMSSYSRIPGRVKMIGIIRKYVIVKMNCSMTVNISSQAIKEQKCKRRVDLNF, encoded by the coding sequence ATGGCCGACAAGGATCAGACAAGGCCGTTAGCAGCGACGGAGGAGATCCCTGTTAGCAGCGACGGAGGTGAGGCCGAGGCACACCTTAAGAAAACCCGCCGCAAAAGATGCATCATCAAATGCTGCGGCTGCGTGACGGCCATCCTTCTCATCCAAGCGGTGGCCATTGTAATCCTGATCTTCACCGTGTTCCGGGTCAGGGATCCCGCGATCAAGATGAACCGAGTCACAGTCACAAGGCTCGAGCTCATCAACGGGACAGTCCCAAAGCCTGGGGTCAACATGTCGCTCGTGGCGGACGTCTCTGTGAAGAACCCGAACTACGCATCTTTCAAGTACCAGAACACCACCACCACGCTCTACTACCATGGGGCGCTGGTTGGGGAGGCTCGGGGCCCGCCTGGGCGGGCCAGGGCGAGGCGGACCATGAGGATGAACATCACGGTGGACATAATCACGGACAGGTTAATCTCCAGCACGTATCTGAGCGCGGATGTCAGGTCAGGGATCCTGTCCATGAGCAGCTATTCAAGGATTCCTGGGCGGGTGAAGATGATCGGTATCATCAGGAAGTACGTTATCGTGAAGATGAACTGCAGCATGACTGTCAACATTTCGAGCCAAGCAATTAAGGAGCAGAAATGCAAGCGGCGTGTCGATCTCAACTTCTAG